gattattgagcagatatttatttgctgtagagaataatgatcttattattgattctctgttccctatacccaaaaccgtatacctcatacacTGTACCCTATCCTCTATAGCTTTcaccctataccgtgccctatttaaTGATATCTTGAATACtaataactccatagttccatcatacctttaccccatagctctcaccttaaaccccatagaaaaaccacatcccaGGCTTGCAGATACAGCTTGCTCGctgtcaattcgcagttggttcagattgcgtactacctttataaatagaattattggtagggatctgatagtcagatctgtctccttgtatagggttatcttaatctcccttaacacccaccctgtattccaaaggccgagggccaaATTGGCCAGCAACAGCACAgacaaacactcttcccctgaaattaaaaatctcatgaaagaagcagagggtaaagaatcaggatagagggagaaatGTAGGTCtggtaactccacctgtcagtatggctactgaccccgacccatacccgactgtagctagtctgCATcatagcaatacttcgcaattatcaGGAAACCCagagggtggaatagggtaTTCTAATAAAACTGGCGCCCAACATGGGGCTAAGACGTCTGGCGCCCAAGAAAATCGTGAAGAGGGTTTAGGTGAATCCCAATCTGCAATGAGTGTACATGGAGAGGAGACTACTCATCAGGATGATGTAGTCGTACAGGCGGTTTGCCGGGAGGAACTCGCGGAACGCGAAGCTGACCCCAGAGTGTCGTGGGTGTATTGGCTGAATAAGGAGGAAGCGGTCAGTTACCTAGAGAGTCTCGGCCTGTCGGCAGCGGGGACTGTGAaggagctgaggaggaggatggtcgaCCACCTTCGATCCCGGACCACTGCTGCCTCTCAACCAGGTACAGAGCTGGCACTGTCCCGCTCTTCAGGCACATATAGTCAGGGAGAAGTCGTAAGGTAAGAGGTTGGAATTTACATTTTGATGGTGTATGGGATGCTCCCAGTTTCATTGAAAGGCTTGTGGAACTCCAGGGCGCATATGGGATATCTGGGAAGCAATCTCTTATAGCCCTGCTGGAGCTGATGGAGGGAGGGGCCCTACTTTGGATGCGGAATCGTCGCTCCCAGTGGAGGACGTGGGCTGACTTTGTAGAGGCATTTAAACTCCATTATCATCCCCATTCTTATAGTAACAACCTTGAAAGTCAGATCATTGCAAGGAAGCAGAGGGAGGGCGAACCGGCTGATGAGTATGCCGAAGCCTTGCTTACCTTAATGAGACGGTTAGGTAGTTATGAGGGGGATAGGATGcttcaaagattgtatttaaatttattaccgaggtataaattatatgttcgTAGTGTAGGGGTTAAAAATGTAGATGAGTTGTTAGATGTAACCAGAGAGTAAGAGGCAATTCGTGCTAAAGAGAGAAACGGGAGGTTATCTCTGAAAAACACGGAAAATGATGGAGAAAAATGCGATGATTTTCGAACTAAGGCTGCACTGAAAACGCGAGAAAATATTTTAGGAGAAATCCAAGAGCCTAAGTGTTGGAATTGTAATAAAGTAGGGCATTGGAAGTCGAATTGTCCCAAAATTTCTAGTTGTCAAAAGTGTAAAGAAATTTTTGATCATTGTAAATGTGTCTCGGAAACCAATAAGGTATCAGGAATCACTGTAGTGAAATCATCACGTGTTTTAAGTATGAGGTCAAAGTTGGGGGATGagcgcatttttattgatgtagaaaTTGCAGGGCAAAAATTTATTGCACTATTAGATATGGGAGAAGAGGTATCCTGTATTAGTGGAAAAGCTCTTAAAGTGTTAGAGCAAGTAGGGTGTGTTAGAaaagaaaattgtagtcaccatgaaatattaactaaagggaagtataataatttttccacaaaaatCATAACTAacttaaaaatagaaaatattttagtttcatttcaaCCGATGGTTGTAGAGGGGCTTTACCCTGATGTCTCATTGGgtatttcatttatcaaaaCAGCATAATATGGATATTCAAATGCGTATGAATGcgtatgaatgaaataatattttgccTGTATATTGTTCTTTGATGAATACAatctagaatattataatttttgttagaCCTATTAATGGCAATTTTGTGCCAGTAGTGTACAAGGTCAAACTGGTCAAGTGCAGCAGATGACAGATATTGGCCAAGACAGTGATGTTCAAGCATGATGAGCTTGCTAGATCCAGCCAAAACGTATGTGGACAAGACCATTGTGGGCATTActggaaaatgaataaatgataagtaAAATTTAAAGATGTTCTCCTGTAAGTAAAGTTACTTTTAATAATATACTACAAAATACAACACcatcataaataatgatgagGAATACATATGTTACAtcatggtaactgtaggaaaaatttaatgtgcaataaaaagtttctttgctgcactcaagaaaccctcattccgcactcgcctacggctcgtgcgtgaacgtttctttcggtgcagtaaagtggcactttgcgcaatagttgcacaaataactattgaatcaATATGACTTTTAGGCCCACTTTGTCAGTGGTGAATCTAATGGTGAAGAATTTGGGTTGACTATTCGcgaataatttggaaaaaaataatttgagtaAACCTTTCTTTCATATATTTGGATGAacattttgttttgaattgtctTCTAATGATCATTACCTATTATCAAGACAGAATTTAGAAATAGTATATATACAGGTGATATATTGCTGAAAACACAAAATTCTTGATTGATTCAGAGATGAGATGTTTTTTCACAAGTGGTATGTAATCGATTTACTGGTAGTTACAATTAATAAGGATAGGCCTACATATCTGATCCTTATTGCATCCTCTTTGTATCTTAAGATTTTTGAGAGATATGAAAAGATTACGGTATGTCAACGTCCTATtagttcaattattaaaattccaGACTGtttgaatcaaatcaatcaaaggTTTCAGTTGCACACAATATCATATTTGCAGGGTtctttgtattttgaaaagagaatatgttcatttctcaaaaaatggaaaaaggTTGAATTAAATTTGCTAATTATAATATTGCTAGTACTCACCACATTCAGCAATGTCAAATCCAATTCTTTCATCACAAACTATCTGGAAGCAAGCAAGAAGCTGCACGTTTGAACATCTTATGGCCAATTTGTCATGTCCAAATCACAGGTGCTCTGGTAATAAGGGAAGCTTTCGGTGTATACTTCCCCATTAGGAGATACCACTGCCACTCCAGGTGGATAATAGTAGTGCATGGAACTTTTCCTggaaaaataaaagaagaatCAAACTCCTCCTTCAAAATGTTTAAGAAATGTTTCAATTTGTACTCAACTGGATCTTGATTACCTCCAAGACAATATAACTCAATATCCTCAACACTATAAAATGATTGCTCTGATATTACCAATGATGTATCAaatcatcatcaatattgaaaaatttgatgatGGTATTCAAGACACTGGTTAATACCATTCATTGCTCCTGCCAATAAACCTTCCAGGTGGGTatgaattcaattcattaaGTTATAAGATAAGAAAATAGGATAGAATTATTGTTACTGACAGGCTGTATTCAATCCTGTCGGCTCTAGTAGGTTACTCACATTTGGAAGAattaatgtgattaaaaaaatagaagTATCAAACACCTACTGTGATAGCCCCTCGATCCAATATAGATCTCACTCACATCTCAGGAATAACTTCTTCAGTTGAGCGCTGTATCCACTGTATTacccatttcataattttgtcatTCAAATTCTAGTGAACATAATTGGAGAACTTACATGTTCACAACGCTCAGATCAGGAAACCAGATCGATGTTGTGTCCGTAGTGAAATCATTCAATCCTTCAAAATCACTGGGATCCCACTTGAGAAATTCATCATACAATTTCTGTAATTAATATATTCCATTTGAGATGTTATATTAATAAGCGATGAGGAAAACTCAACAAATATATCGTGGTATTGTGGATTAATTGTCGttactgtataattatattcttgttTTTGGGGATGGGAGTGAATTATGGGAAATATCTTGTAACGAGAAAAAATGGAATTCAGATATTGAAGTTTCATTAACATCTTCAGAAACGATATAATTTCTATCAGGctgttattaaatattatacaatatattcattgaaattgacTACTAATAGTCTCATAGACTACGGTATAAGGGAGAAAATTATCCTAGCGCGTAATAattctgcaataaaaaattattatagattcaTGTTGATTGATAAAAATCTTACATATATGTGCAGAATCGAGAAAAATTGGAGGTTGAAGTTTAAAGTATGAGATGTGAAtcttatttctcaaatatttgatagAGATATGATATTATGATAGGTATTCTGAggtatgatataatattttttaatatttgctAATTCTGATGTATATGatattacttttttcaattttcgacaATTATGAGGTATGATATAGGCCTAGGTATTGGTAATTTCATGTGAAGTTGGAATGAGAGATCATGAGAGATGAATCCCATTCGATCGGGAATCAAAAACTCATGACCCGAACACCGCTGCAGCGTTATACCTGGCTGAGAACGCTAATAGGCAACACAGTTCGACGATAAGCTATTGCTagagaatagaaataataactCTTGTCATACTAGTtataaaaaattttcaatttccaataataGAGTAGCATCGTAATTTAAAAAAGATCGATTCTCCAATACGGTAAGTACCA
The sequence above is drawn from the Nilaparvata lugens isolate BPH chromosome 2, ASM1435652v1, whole genome shotgun sequence genome and encodes:
- the LOC120349978 gene encoding neuronal acetylcholine receptor subunit beta-2-like produces the protein MSLTCWLVIKLYDEFLKWDPSDFEGLNDFTTDTTSIWFPDLSVVNMKSSMHYYYPPGVAVVSPNGEVYTESFPYYQSTCDLDMTNWP